The following are encoded together in the Vibrio splendidus genome:
- the folX gene encoding dihydroneopterin triphosphate 2'-epimerase codes for MNHNAIITITNLRLRTFIGFNEEEKSKQQDIVINAEIHYPANNLCLSDDVENALNYKNICKKIIQHVESGRFLLLEKLTSDVLGICIDHPWVRYAQVRIDKPHALRFADSVSLTLSYEAELEN; via the coding sequence ATGAATCACAACGCCATTATCACCATTACAAATCTCAGACTAAGAACCTTCATCGGCTTCAACGAAGAAGAAAAGTCTAAGCAGCAAGACATCGTTATCAATGCAGAGATCCACTACCCCGCAAACAACCTTTGCCTCTCAGATGATGTGGAGAACGCACTCAACTACAAAAACATCTGCAAGAAGATCATTCAACATGTCGAATCCGGAAGATTTCTGCTTTTAGAAAAGTTAACCAGCGACGTACTCGGCATTTGTATCGATCATCCATGGGTACGATACGCTCAAGTGAGAATTGATAAGCCTCATGCCCTACGTTTTGCCGACTCCGTTTCACTCACGCTTAGCTATGAAGCAGAGCTCGAAAATTAA
- the folK gene encoding 2-amino-4-hydroxy-6-hydroxymethyldihydropteridine diphosphokinase, producing MATVYVSIGSNINREHHVTESLKALHDRFAPLHISKFYDCEPVGFKGDNFLNLVVGFECTLPIADLVKVLHQIESENDRKRQTKAYASRTMDIDILLCGNQVGVIDGVELPRGEITEYAFVLRPLVDIAAQERHPTLDISYQQLWENFDQLSQKTQPIPFDISFT from the coding sequence TCACGTCACAGAATCTCTCAAAGCATTGCATGACCGCTTTGCGCCCCTACACATTTCTAAATTCTACGATTGCGAGCCTGTCGGTTTTAAAGGGGATAACTTCTTAAACCTAGTCGTTGGGTTCGAATGTACCCTTCCTATCGCAGATCTGGTTAAGGTTCTGCATCAAATCGAATCAGAGAACGATCGCAAGCGTCAGACCAAAGCCTATGCTTCACGCACAATGGATATCGACATCCTTCTTTGTGGTAATCAAGTGGGCGTTATCGATGGCGTAGAGCTGCCTAGAGGCGAAATCACCGAGTACGCTTTTGTGCTCAGGCCGTTAGTCGATATTGCTGCGCAAGAACGTCACCCCACTCTAGACATCTCATATCAGCAGCTCTGGGAAAACTTCGATCAGTTAAGTCAGAAAACCCAACCCATCCCTTTCGATATCAGTTTCACCTAG